A genomic region of Antennarius striatus isolate MH-2024 chromosome 16, ASM4005453v1, whole genome shotgun sequence contains the following coding sequences:
- the socs1a gene encoding suppressor of cytokine signaling 1a — translation MVADSTVEGHDKTCLASSLSSSSLSLSSNSSLSSFSSTSSSLSSSSSQSSSSQSLTLARDVLTFSLPHSESEQCQNRAIPSPTPSVYLTHFPTFSCQEDCNIITDTASKLEHSSFYWGPLGVDDAHRMLRDAPLGSFLIRDSRQKDVFFTLSYHAKGGPVSVRINYKQQKFSLAGNERSFPTLFALLDYYVNSPKKNLSSPYRKWLPTLQERCRKRIMELCGGGSQISQLPLTHVAQEFLSEFPYRL, via the coding sequence ATGGTAGCCGACAGCACAGTGGAAGGCCATGACAAGACCTGCTTGGCAAgctcattgtcatcatcatccttaTCCTTGTCCTCAaactcctccctctcctcattTTCATCTACGTCGtcttcactgtcatcatcatcctcgcAGTCATCGTCCTCTCAATCGTTGACGTTGGCCAGAGACGTACTGACCTTCAGCCTTCCCCACTCGGAGTCAGAGCAGTGTCAGAATCGGGCCATTCCAAGTCCGACCCCTTCGGTTTACCTGACCCACTTCCCTACCTTCTCCTGCCAGGAGGACTGCAACATCATCACCGATACAGCTTCCAAGCTCGAGCACAGCAGCTTCTACTGGGGCCCGCTGGGAGTGGACGACGCCCATCGAATGCTGCGGGACGCCCCTCTGGGAAGTTTCCTCATCCGTGACAGCCGTCAGAAAGACGTCTTCTTCACTCTGTCGTACCACGCCAAGGGCGGGCCGGTCAGCGTACGCATCAACTACAAACAGCAAAAGTTTTCCCTGGCCGGCAACGAGCGCTCTTTCCCAACGCTTTTTGCCCTTTTGGACTATTACGTTAACTCTCCTAAGAAAAACCTGAGTAGCCCTTACAGGAAATGGCTGCCAACGCTACAGGAGCGGTGCAGGAAGCGCATTATGGAGCTGTGTGGAGGGGGCAGTCAGATATCACAGCTTCCTCTTACCCATGTTGCCCAAGAATTCCTGTCGGAATTCCCTTACAGACTATGA